The Halomicronema hongdechloris C2206 genome includes a window with the following:
- the cax gene encoding calcium/proton exchanger: protein MAIKNLIFFGLLIFVPLSFLAEWLTWGDLAVFITAGLAILPLAGWMGTATEEIAVLLGPSWGGLLNATFGNATELIIALIALNEGLVGVVKASITGSIMGNLLLVMGLSMLLGGFRYKEQTFQPIVARVNASSMNLAVIAILLPTAVRMTSVGTPEITLQHLSDAVAVVLIGVYCLSLLFAMKTHSYLYDAGMADIEGLDNPAQEAAVATMAKEMSETHKDGHAPNLSLWIPVLLGATVLVALESELLVGTLESATEQLGLTALFTGVIVLPIIGNAAEHATAVSVAIKNKMDLSVSVSVGSSLQIALFVAPVLVLAGWLLDQPMDLNFNPFELVAVAVSVLIANSISSDGRSNWLEGILLLAAYAILGIAFYFHPIVDNI from the coding sequence ATGGCGATTAAAAACCTGATCTTCTTTGGCCTACTTATTTTTGTGCCCTTATCGTTCCTGGCGGAATGGCTGACTTGGGGAGATTTGGCCGTTTTCATCACTGCCGGATTGGCGATTCTGCCCCTGGCTGGTTGGATGGGAACTGCCACCGAAGAAATTGCAGTGCTGTTGGGGCCGTCCTGGGGAGGGCTGTTGAATGCCACCTTTGGCAATGCCACTGAGTTAATCATTGCCCTGATCGCCCTCAACGAAGGGCTAGTGGGCGTGGTGAAGGCCAGCATTACCGGATCTATCATGGGCAATCTGTTGCTGGTGATGGGGCTCTCGATGTTGTTGGGAGGGTTTAGGTATAAAGAGCAGACCTTTCAACCGATTGTGGCCAGGGTGAATGCCTCGTCCATGAACCTAGCTGTGATTGCCATTTTGTTGCCGACGGCGGTGAGAATGACCTCTGTCGGCACGCCAGAAATCACCCTGCAGCATCTATCTGATGCCGTGGCTGTGGTCTTGATCGGGGTCTATTGCCTCAGTCTACTCTTTGCCATGAAGACCCATAGTTATCTCTACGATGCTGGCATGGCTGATATCGAGGGCCTGGACAACCCAGCCCAGGAGGCAGCCGTCGCGACCATGGCCAAGGAGATGTCTGAGACCCATAAGGACGGCCATGCCCCCAACCTCAGCCTATGGATTCCCGTGTTGTTGGGGGCCACGGTGTTGGTGGCGTTGGAGTCGGAGTTGCTGGTGGGAACCCTGGAATCGGCCACTGAACAATTGGGCCTGACGGCTCTGTTTACCGGGGTGATTGTGTTGCCCATCATTGGCAATGCCGCTGAACATGCCACCGCTGTGAGTGTGGCCATTAAAAATAAAATGGATCTCTCGGTGTCAGTGTCTGTGGGGTCGAGTTTACAGATTGCCCTGTTTGTGGCGCCGGTTTTGGTGTTGGCCGGTTGGCTGTTAGATCAGCCCATGGATTTGAATTTCAATCCCTTTGAGTTGGTGGCTGTTGCCGTATCGGTGCTCATTGCCAATTCCATCAGTTCTGATGGCCGCTCCAACTGGCTTGAGGGCATTTTACTGCTGGCCGCCTATGCGATCCTGGGCATCGCCTTTTACTTCCATCCCATTGTGGATAATATTTGA
- the psb34 gene encoding photosystem II assembly protein Psb34, whose amino-acid sequence MYTTTDERGILNNYAIEPPVHLAEYPSPEQQRRYKLQGALAALFVSTLVMVSLAVS is encoded by the coding sequence ATGTACACCACTACTGACGAGCGCGGCATTCTTAACAACTACGCCATCGAGCCCCCAGTGCATTTGGCAGAGTACCCTTCGCCGGAGCAGCAGCGCCGCTACAAGTTGCAAGGGGCATTGGCCGCCCTATTCGTGAGCACGCTAGTGATGGTGTCTCTAGCCGTTAGCTAG
- a CDS encoding nucleotidyltransferase domain-containing protein, whose translation MTSISQDILDDIVVRLVKRCQPEKIILFGSYAYGSPTDDSDLDLLIVVSESDEPQYRRAQKAYGAMWGVKLPTELLVLTRDEVEASAQVKSSLVHQALHHGSVLYGQRDQT comes from the coding sequence ATGACAAGCATCAGTCAAGATATCCTCGACGACATTGTGGTGCGGTTAGTCAAACGCTGCCAGCCTGAGAAAATTATTCTGTTTGGCTCCTATGCCTATGGCAGCCCCACAGACGATAGTGATTTAGACTTATTGATCGTAGTGTCTGAGTCTGATGAACCTCAGTATCGCCGCGCTCAAAAAGCCTATGGGGCGATGTGGGGGGTCAAATTGCCCACAGAGTTGCTGGTGTTAACGCGTGACGAAGTGGAGGCCTCTGCTCAGGTCAAAAGCTCTCTCGTTCATCAGGCTCTCCACCATGGCTCAGTCTTGTATGGACAACGAGACCAGACGTGA
- a CDS encoding Uma2 family endonuclease, whose translation MQTPKTQITLEAFLASPASGTRCELIDGEIVPKVAPKRFHSKTQRALLRILEAWGEEKGEIGVEWAVQLKRNGRDWVPVPDVSFVYAERLPDDLGDQACPVPVDLAVEIISANQTFGIMAEKAVDYIMAGVARVWIVDPTAKTITVFKPNALPVTYRGSRHLTDEHLTHLTLTVRQLFAQAGLLGE comes from the coding sequence GTGCAAACACCCAAAACCCAAATCACCCTGGAAGCGTTTCTGGCGTCACCGGCCAGCGGTACTCGCTGCGAACTCATCGATGGAGAAATAGTCCCTAAAGTGGCTCCCAAACGGTTTCACTCCAAAACCCAGCGGGCCCTGCTGCGAATTCTAGAAGCCTGGGGTGAAGAGAAGGGTGAAATTGGCGTCGAGTGGGCGGTTCAGCTCAAGCGCAATGGCCGGGATTGGGTACCCGTGCCTGATGTTTCATTTGTCTACGCCGAGCGATTACCTGATGATTTGGGCGATCAGGCCTGCCCAGTCCCGGTTGACTTGGCAGTTGAGATTATTTCTGCCAACCAAACCTTTGGCATCATGGCTGAAAAAGCTGTCGACTACATCATGGCTGGAGTGGCAAGGGTTTGGATTGTGGACCCTACGGCAAAAACGATTACTGTATTCAAGCCTAATGCTCTGCCAGTGACATATCGTGGCAGTCGCCATCTGACAGATGAGCATCTGACTCACTTAACCCTGACAGTACGGCAATTGTTTGCACAAGCCGGATTGCTAGGCGAGTAG
- a CDS encoding UPF0175 family protein, with the protein MTTLSLDLPDSVFSALRKAPDEFLQEMRLAAAVKWYEMGEISQSKAAEIAGISRSELLEAFARYRVDFMQYTSDSLAEELKSAD; encoded by the coding sequence ATGACCACTCTCTCGCTTGATTTGCCAGACTCAGTGTTTTCAGCGCTTCGCAAAGCACCCGATGAATTTCTTCAGGAAATGCGTTTGGCGGCGGCAGTTAAGTGGTATGAGATGGGAGAAATTTCTCAAAGTAAAGCGGCTGAAATCGCCGGGATTTCTCGTAGTGAGCTGTTAGAGGCATTCGCCCGCTATCGAGTGGATTTCATGCAGTACACGTCGGACTCATTGGCTGAGGAGCTTAAGAGTGCCGATTAG
- a CDS encoding photosystem II protein, Psb35-related has product MALLIGFLIVGWVAAAVLGTQTYFRGEQTKPIHLRNWRSDSFERIARNVTGRETNYQARVPAYSGDAYTSSQLPIK; this is encoded by the coding sequence ATGGCACTGTTAATTGGTTTCTTGATCGTGGGCTGGGTTGCGGCTGCTGTCCTCGGTACCCAGACTTACTTCCGTGGCGAGCAAACGAAGCCGATTCATCTCCGCAACTGGCGTTCTGATTCTTTTGAGCGCATTGCCAGGAACGTGACGGGCAGAGAGACGAATTACCAAGCTCGGGTGCCGGCTTACAGCGGCGACGCCTACACCAGCTCCCAGTTGCCTATCAAGTAA
- a CDS encoding HEPN domain-containing protein, which yields MAQSCMDNETRREVSQWLLKGQRDLDVADLLSKSKPPYLDVAAYHCQQAAEKALKGYLTAQDINFPKSHDLVFLLGLAMETEARFRQWQQLAETLTPYATMFRYPGPIGEPPREEITGIIIQVESFVQFVRELLINT from the coding sequence ATGGCTCAGTCTTGTATGGACAACGAGACCAGACGTGAAGTTTCTCAGTGGCTGCTGAAAGGGCAGCGTGACTTAGACGTTGCGGATCTACTATCCAAGAGCAAGCCACCTTATTTGGATGTAGCAGCCTATCATTGTCAGCAAGCGGCTGAAAAGGCTTTGAAGGGGTATTTGACCGCGCAAGATATCAACTTTCCCAAGTCCCATGATCTGGTGTTTTTGCTGGGACTAGCCATGGAAACAGAGGCACGTTTCAGGCAGTGGCAGCAATTGGCAGAAACCCTGACGCCCTATGCCACGATGTTTCGATATCCAGGCCCTATTGGCGAGCCACCACGTGAAGAGATCACGGGTATAATCATCCAGGTTGAATCCTTCGTCCAGTTTGTCCGCGAACTTCTGATCAACACCTGA
- a CDS encoding Uma2 family endonuclease translates to MQQDTPFPNFSPYTRNEHRLKLYSQQGVQEYGIVNKDLPQVQIYRRDNAPLTLALTLQANDTLTSPLLPGFSWALSRIFGRR, encoded by the coding sequence ATTCAGCAGGATACGCCCTTTCCTAATTTCTCTCCATACACCAGAAATGAGCATAGGCTGAAGCTCTATTCCCAGCAGGGGGTGCAGGAATATGGGATTGTGAATAAAGATCTGCCTCAGGTGCAGATCTACCGACGGGATAATGCCCCACTGACCCTGGCATTGACGCTGCAAGCCAATGACACACTGACGTCACCATTGTTGCCGGGTTTCTCCTGGGCTCTATCCCGCATCTTTGGGCGCCGTTGA
- a CDS encoding nucleotidyltransferase domain-containing protein — protein MVEMKRIEALGRQIADRFRPERIILFGSYANGQPTEDSDVDLLVILPFEGYPFRVASAILSATNPDFAVDVLARTPEQIEQRLALGNDFIQEILEQGKVLHEATNAGMGK, from the coding sequence ATGGTTGAGATGAAGCGAATTGAGGCTCTGGGTCGCCAGATCGCTGATCGGTTTCGGCCAGAGCGAATTATTTTGTTCGGGTCTTATGCAAACGGGCAGCCAACGGAAGACTCAGATGTAGACTTATTGGTAATTTTACCTTTTGAGGGATATCCCTTTCGCGTCGCATCTGCAATTCTCAGCGCCACAAATCCTGATTTTGCTGTCGATGTGCTGGCAAGAACGCCAGAGCAAATTGAGCAGCGTTTAGCCCTCGGCAATGACTTTATTCAGGAAATATTGGAGCAGGGCAAGGTTTTACATGAAGCCACTAACGCAGGAATGGGTAAATAA
- a CDS encoding phosphate-starvation-inducible PsiE family protein: MAPWLRYLRDQVSNQRFLQRLSRFEDLVSKVLSVAMVLVILVTMVDLAIILLNSLAFSSPGNFFRTTLTEIFGLFLSVLIALEILENITAYLKKHVVQVQLVIATALTAVGRKIIILDLEKISGVSLIGLAIAILSLAISYWIVRTTHQ; encoded by the coding sequence ATGGCCCCCTGGCTTCGCTACCTGCGCGATCAAGTCTCGAATCAGCGATTTCTGCAACGCTTGAGTCGTTTCGAGGACCTTGTGTCCAAAGTGTTGTCTGTGGCTATGGTGCTGGTCATCCTGGTCACGATGGTTGATCTGGCTATTATTTTGCTGAATTCCCTTGCGTTTTCTTCCCCAGGGAATTTTTTCAGAACGACGCTGACTGAGATCTTTGGCTTATTTCTCAGTGTGTTGATTGCCTTGGAAATTCTAGAAAACATCACGGCTTATCTCAAGAAGCACGTGGTGCAGGTGCAATTGGTCATCGCCACGGCGCTGACGGCGGTGGGCCGCAAGATTATCATTCTGGATCTAGAGAAAATTTCTGGGGTGAGTCTAATTGGGCTTGCGATCGCAATTCTGTCTCTAGCCATCAGCTACTGGATCGTCCGCACTACTCACCAGTAG
- a CDS encoding DUF2811 domain-containing protein: protein MPRVSLMAEVPEDLHDALQAYLDNHPAWSQHRVFCAALSLFLMQNGYTDRRINRIYLDALFDYAI from the coding sequence ATGCCCCGAGTCAGTTTGATGGCAGAGGTTCCAGAAGACCTCCATGACGCCCTCCAGGCCTATCTCGATAACCACCCCGCTTGGAGTCAGCACCGGGTTTTCTGCGCCGCCCTGTCCCTGTTCCTAATGCAAAATGGGTATACCGATCGACGGATTAACCGCATCTACCTAGACGCCCTGTTTGATTACGCCATCTAA
- a CDS encoding pentapeptide repeat-containing protein: MANEEQLLRLRTSVQDWNQWRTTNPEVAIDLSGANLGQMKLPGVDLSGADLGQANLIGCTLTGANLSRARLHQSDLSGADVNRVNFTAAELTLTNLLGADLEDTNLSQANLRGATLNRSNLGNADLSGSRLVQASLVGADLNRVHLDQADLTGADLKRVELQRASLTYAVLNRVNLEEARLLNMDASYASLTGANLRGARLNRANLAHADLRQADLREATLLGANLSHGDFKDAILTEANFSGADLSYAMLANQDLSGLNFTGASLSHANLQNANLIGAMLDDVDFTEANLEGAMVPSQLSQA, encoded by the coding sequence ATGGCAAATGAGGAGCAATTGCTACGGCTGAGAACGAGTGTTCAAGACTGGAATCAATGGCGCACGACCAATCCTGAGGTGGCCATCGATCTCAGCGGGGCCAATTTAGGGCAGATGAAGTTGCCGGGGGTTGATTTGAGTGGGGCCGATTTAGGGCAGGCCAACTTGATTGGCTGTACCCTAACCGGGGCTAATTTGAGTCGAGCTCGGTTGCACCAAAGTGATCTGAGCGGGGCCGACGTCAACCGGGTTAACTTCACGGCAGCTGAATTAACCTTGACCAACTTGCTGGGGGCCGATTTGGAGGATACGAATCTCAGCCAAGCCAACCTCAGGGGAGCCACCCTAAACCGCTCTAATCTAGGAAATGCCGACTTGAGTGGTAGTCGGTTGGTGCAGGCCAGCCTGGTGGGTGCTGATTTGAATCGAGTGCACCTCGATCAGGCAGACTTGACCGGGGCAGACCTGAAGCGGGTGGAACTGCAGCGGGCCAGCTTGACCTATGCCGTGCTCAATCGCGTCAATTTAGAGGAGGCCCGCCTGCTCAACATGGATGCCAGCTATGCCTCTTTAACCGGGGCGAACCTGCGGGGAGCCCGCTTGAATCGGGCTAATTTAGCCCATGCTGACCTCAGGCAGGCCGATTTACGGGAGGCCACCCTACTGGGCGCGAATCTGAGCCATGGGGATTTTAAGGACGCTATCCTGACGGAGGCCAACTTTAGCGGCGCCGATCTGAGTTATGCCATGCTGGCGAATCAGGATCTGAGTGGCTTGAATTTTACGGGCGCCAGCTTGAGCCATGCCAATCTGCAAAACGCGAATCTCATCGGGGCAATGCTAGATGATGTCGATTTCACAGAGGCCAATCTAGAGGGAGCCATGGTGCCGAGTCAGCTCTCTCAGGCTTAG
- a CDS encoding glycosyltransferase family 39 protein, translating to MLRFTNLALKPAWMDEVSTVIFSLGNSSHLVPLNQVISVEQLLRPLVPDATATVADAVQYLLQENNHPPAYFALAHLWMDWFPPVRGLASLWAARALAALLGTLSIPLAYGLGRLSFQSPLAGQLAAACMAVSPFGIYLAQEARHYTMAIALVLASLCCFVVAVGRLLMRQSIDLWLVLGWIGVNGLAFATHYFAVLTLVAEGLTLLGLLGHQSRQQGNAWRQPSWRRIYWVALGTLAMGLSWLPVLSRFYGSPQTGYLTIDLSQPFNWLKPLGQSLVTWIFMVVTPITSAYSPVGIAVMVVSILVVLALVIAILPWLVQARQRLWQTPEGRQGLIALGGFLLAMGLLFVIICYGYRADISRGYRYHFVYYPAVVALLAGLLSVYWPRRQPWAGTELPCLPGAQYIAGRRLVQGLWAVSLIGALLVVTNWAFPKFYRPDRFIPYVQQHSQYPVVFATTTIVSPHYPTVWAIEPMSLGWEFHRHFAAAAGPQAWETPPQFLVMPTGEGIETPFAEQLAVGLAPLDRPLDLWMAYYHGDLSALGCDQLGRTNKGNYRQTHYRCR from the coding sequence ATGCTGCGCTTTACCAACCTGGCCCTGAAACCGGCGTGGATGGATGAAGTCAGCACGGTCATTTTTAGTTTGGGCAATAGCAGCCACCTGGTGCCCCTGAACCAAGTGATCAGTGTGGAGCAGCTATTGCGGCCCCTGGTCCCCGATGCCACCGCCACGGTGGCAGATGCCGTGCAGTATCTGCTGCAGGAAAATAATCATCCGCCTGCCTACTTCGCCCTGGCCCATCTCTGGATGGATTGGTTTCCCCCGGTGAGGGGATTGGCCTCCCTCTGGGCGGCTCGAGCCCTAGCGGCTCTATTGGGCACCCTATCGATTCCCTTGGCCTATGGCCTGGGGCGCTTGAGCTTCCAATCACCGTTGGCCGGGCAACTGGCGGCGGCCTGCATGGCCGTGTCGCCCTTTGGCATTTACTTGGCCCAGGAAGCCCGCCATTACACCATGGCCATTGCCCTGGTGCTGGCCTCTCTCTGCTGTTTCGTCGTGGCGGTGGGACGGCTGCTGATGCGGCAGTCCATTGATCTCTGGTTGGTCTTGGGATGGATCGGGGTCAATGGCTTAGCCTTCGCCACCCATTATTTTGCGGTCCTGACCCTGGTGGCAGAGGGGCTGACCCTGCTGGGGCTGCTGGGGCACCAGAGTCGACAGCAGGGTAATGCTTGGCGGCAGCCTTCCTGGCGCCGGATCTACTGGGTGGCCTTGGGGACTCTGGCCATGGGGCTAAGCTGGTTACCGGTGCTGTCACGGTTCTACGGCAGTCCCCAAACTGGTTATCTCACCATCGATCTGAGTCAGCCCTTCAATTGGTTGAAACCCCTGGGCCAATCCCTGGTCACCTGGATCTTCATGGTGGTGACGCCAATCACATCGGCCTATAGTCCGGTGGGCATCGCCGTCATGGTGGTATCGATCCTGGTGGTTCTAGCCCTGGTGATCGCAATTCTGCCCTGGTTGGTTCAGGCCAGACAAAGGCTCTGGCAGACCCCAGAAGGACGGCAGGGCCTGATAGCCCTCGGGGGGTTTTTACTGGCCATGGGGCTGTTATTCGTGATCATCTGCTATGGCTACCGCGCTGATATTTCTCGGGGATATCGCTATCACTTCGTCTACTATCCGGCGGTGGTGGCATTGCTGGCGGGGCTATTGTCGGTATATTGGCCACGGCGGCAACCATGGGCAGGCACTGAGCTCCCCTGCCTGCCGGGAGCTCAGTACATCGCAGGCCGCCGTCTGGTGCAAGGACTCTGGGCGGTGAGCCTGATCGGTGCCCTGCTGGTGGTGACGAACTGGGCCTTCCCAAAGTTCTATCGCCCAGATCGCTTTATTCCCTACGTGCAGCAGCATTCCCAGTATCCGGTGGTATTTGCCACGACTACCATCGTCTCGCCCCACTACCCCACGGTCTGGGCCATCGAGCCCATGAGCCTTGGCTGGGAGTTCCACCGCCACTTCGCTGCAGCCGCTGGTCCCCAAGCCTGGGAGACACCGCCCCAATTTCTGGTAATGCCGACCGGGGAAGGGATCGAGACCCCGTTTGCAGAGCAATTAGCCGTCGGACTTGCCCCCCTGGACCGCCCCCTGGACCTGTGGATGGCCTATTACCACGGCGACCTGTCGGCCCTGGGCTGTGACCAGCTAGGTCGCACCAATAAGGGGAATTATCGTCAGACCCATTACCGCTGTCGCTAA
- a CDS encoding IS110 family RNA-guided transposase — MVQSTASVDYSWVGVDVSKASLDSYCLATQRTWRCPNTATGLQLLQAHLSTLPHPAVVCEASGGYEQTLVVTLATAGVRVSVVNPLRVRDFARAMGRRAKTDPLDAACIAYFGQVMVPEAVVLASDVEQRIKALVTRRQQLVEMLSAEKNRRRQLQGPLREDVEAHIEWLQERIRQLDAEIQSLATHHQEWAERQALLQSPQGIGPTVSIGLLLYLPELGHLNRKQIAALVGVAPFNRDSGGYRGQRHIWGGRATVRSLLYLATLTAIRYNPPLRAYYQQLLARGKRTKVAIVACMRKLLTCLNAMVRDNTPWDADKVSALSQTP; from the coding sequence ATGGTGCAATCCACTGCCTCCGTTGACTATAGCTGGGTTGGCGTAGATGTCAGCAAGGCGTCCCTAGACAGTTACTGCCTGGCCACGCAACGAACCTGGCGCTGCCCGAACACCGCCACTGGCCTGCAGTTGTTGCAGGCCCACCTCAGCACCCTGCCACACCCCGCCGTGGTCTGTGAAGCCAGTGGCGGTTATGAGCAAACTCTGGTGGTGACGCTGGCGACTGCTGGGGTGCGCGTCAGTGTCGTCAATCCACTGCGGGTGCGAGACTTTGCTCGCGCCATGGGGCGCCGGGCCAAAACCGATCCCCTCGATGCTGCCTGCATCGCTTACTTTGGTCAGGTTATGGTCCCGGAGGCAGTGGTGTTAGCCTCTGACGTTGAGCAGCGCATCAAAGCCCTAGTCACCCGCCGCCAGCAGCTGGTGGAGATGCTCAGTGCTGAGAAAAATCGGCGCCGTCAACTGCAAGGGCCGCTGCGGGAGGATGTCGAGGCCCACATTGAGTGGCTCCAGGAGCGGATTCGGCAGTTGGACGCCGAGATTCAATCGCTGGCCACCCATCACCAGGAGTGGGCCGAGCGGCAAGCTCTGCTGCAATCGCCTCAAGGCATTGGCCCCACCGTCTCCATTGGCCTGCTGCTGTATCTGCCCGAGTTGGGCCACCTGAACCGCAAGCAAATCGCGGCCCTGGTGGGAGTGGCGCCGTTCAATCGCGATAGTGGTGGCTACCGAGGACAACGGCACATCTGGGGCGGGCGGGCCACGGTGCGCAGCTTGCTGTATCTGGCCACGCTCACGGCGATTCGATATAACCCGCCCCTACGCGCCTACTATCAGCAGCTGCTGGCCCGCGGCAAGCGGACCAAGGTGGCCATTGTGGCTTGCATGAGAAAGTTACTCACCTGTCTCAATGCCATGGTTCGCGACAACACGCCTTGGGATGCTGACAAGGTCAGTGCTCTGTCTCAGACTCCCTGA
- the tsaB gene encoding tRNA (adenosine(37)-N6)-threonylcarbamoyltransferase complex dimerization subunit type 1 TsaB — protein sequence MLALAIHTTSPDLGLAISDFAGLTKRRVWPLGRELSTHFHGCLQEMVHPYGWAELEFIAVAQGPGGFTGTRIGVVTARTLAQQLSVPLFGVCSLAAVAAHEAGGTSQQLAVQMRSHRRDLFVAIYHPAPEGPKPQLPVQVMTPDRWQQTLAQWPHPYRLIEAEAGLGHTVSAVLELAYRRWGQGERPHWSQVLPYYGQHPVHR from the coding sequence ATGCTGGCGCTGGCCATTCACACCACTAGCCCAGACCTGGGACTGGCTATCAGTGATTTTGCCGGGCTGACCAAACGGCGGGTTTGGCCCCTAGGCAGAGAATTGTCTACCCATTTCCACGGGTGCCTGCAGGAGATGGTGCACCCCTACGGCTGGGCTGAGCTTGAGTTTATTGCCGTGGCCCAGGGGCCGGGGGGCTTTACCGGCACTCGCATCGGGGTGGTTACGGCCCGCACGCTGGCTCAACAGTTGTCGGTGCCTCTGTTTGGTGTCTGTAGCTTGGCAGCGGTCGCGGCCCATGAGGCTGGGGGGACGTCGCAACAGCTGGCGGTGCAGATGCGATCGCATCGTCGCGATCTCTTTGTCGCCATCTACCATCCCGCCCCAGAGGGACCCAAGCCGCAGCTGCCCGTGCAGGTGATGACCCCCGATCGCTGGCAGCAGACATTAGCCCAATGGCCCCATCCCTACAGGCTCATAGAGGCAGAAGCCGGACTAGGACACACTGTCTCAGCGGTTTTAGAGTTAGCCTACAGGCGGTGGGGCCAGGGCGAGCGGCCCCACTGGTCCCAAGTATTGCCCTACTACGGTCAACATCCTGTCCATCGATAG